Genomic DNA from Pseudomonas sp. CCC3.1:
CTTGTAGTCCGGCGGGTAGATCGGGTTGACGATGATCGCGTCGGCGTTTTTGGTCGGTGGGAAGATCCAGATATGCGGGGTGTGGGGCGCGCCTTTTAACGGTGGAATGCCGAGGGTGTCTGTTGGATCAATCGCTGGCGTCCAGATCAATTCGACACCGTCACCAAAGTCGGCAACCTGTTGCGTGCCACGCTGGCTGAACTGGATGACGTCGATCATTTCCCATTCGGGTTTTGAGCCGGTGTAGAAGCCGTACCCTTTGAGCGAACCGTCTGCCTGCGGCTCAACGTACAAGCGCATGCGGGTGCGGGCTTGTTTGAGTGAGCGCAGTTGCTCTTCGGTGTACAACGCGCTGTCGCCCAGTGAAGACGGCCACAACAAGGCAAGAAAACCTAACAAACCGCCGGCAATCATTGCTCCGCTAGTGGTTGCGGCGACTCCGGTGGTGGTCGCGCCAGTGGCGGCGCCACCCAAAGCCAAACTGCCCAAACCCGCAGGGACTGCGCCACTGATTAGCTCCAGTGGCACTAACCCGGAACTGTCTGCCTGGCGGGCTCCCAAAATCGCGAAGGTGCCGTAATCACTCAGGCTGTCAACGGGCACAAAGCCTGCGGGGTCGTTGTAGTTGATGACGGCGTCGGGCAGCTTGC
This window encodes:
- a CDS encoding colicin E3/pyocin S6 family cytotoxin is translated as MASQKGVTQTLRRIGGDGGQGGSYFDDMTPAELKEREDLQTKYEAMLARQEAYMERRRADFAAQERLDAERRGCVFIKSCKLPDAVINYNDPAGFVPVDSLSDYGTFAILGARQADSSGLVPLELISGAVPAGLGSLALGGAATGATTTGVAATTSGAMIAGGLLGFLALLWPSSLGDSALYTEEQLRSLKQARTRMRLYVEPQADGSLKGYGFYTGSKPEWEMIDVIQFSQRGTQQVADFGDGVELIWTPAIDPTDTLGIPPLKGAPHTPHIWIFPPTKNADAIIVNPIYPPDYKDFILVFPADSGVLPLYIVLNVPGPRLDYHQAPKYLPGFSDAISATKKTSVKGGGKLRHRWKTSKGFILEWDYQHGAIEMYDKRGKHLGEFNHVTGEQNKPSDPARRIEP